TCACCGGCGACAATCACCACCTGATTATCGCGGATAGCGTCAGCAATATCCTGCTTCTTCTGACTGACCGGGAGATTTTCAGGATAGCGAATTCTGGGCGTCGCTGCACGGCGCTGCGCTACCCGCTGCTCGGCCTGGGTAATCTGACTTTCCAGCTCTTCCGTAATGGCCTGAAGCGCTGCCGGTTTGGTGACTTTTTTCGCGCCGTGCAGACGTTTTAGTAAACGCTGACGGTCGCGCAACATCAGGGAGTCCAGGCGGGGAAAAAGTTCGGCCAGGGGCGATTGGGGTGTTATCGACATAAGGTTTAAAACTCGCTAGTTGCCGCTATACCGGCATACCACAGGGGATTCGGCTAATAATAATGTTGCGTAGTGTAGCACAGACAACCACTTAGCCATGCCGTGGTAACGCTATGCTTGTTCAGTAAATTCGAACATAGGGCTCAGAATATTGCACTATCACTCAGCAGGGTTTACCCCTAGAGTGTAAATCATTGAGCGGAACCCCTTACGCAGACCAAACAGGAAATTATTATGAGCAACGTTTTAGTTCTGAAATCCAGTATTCTTGCCGGTTATTCACAGTCCAACCAGTTGGCCGATCACTTTGTTGAGGAGTGGAAAGCGGCTCACGGTAGCGACAACATTACTGTGCGTGACCTGGCAGCTAACCCGATTCCAGTGCTGGACGGTGAACTGGTAGGCGCACTGCGCCCTTCAGACGCAACCCTGACTCCACGTCAGCAGGAAGCGCTGGATCTCTCTAACGAACTGATTGCTGAAATTCAGGCGCATGACACCATTGTTATTACGGCGCCAATGTACAATTTCAACATTCCTACTCAGCTGAAAAACTATTTTGACCTGGTTGCCCGTGCTGGCGTGACGTTCCGCTACAGCGAAAACGGCCCTGAAGGTCTGATCACCGGTAAAAAAGTAGTGGTAATCTCCAGCCGTGGCGGCATCCATAAAGATACCCCAAGCGATCTGCTGACCCCTTACCTGAAACTGTTCCTTGGTTTCCTGGGTATGTCAGACGTTGAGTTCGTCTTTGCAGAAGGCATCGCTTACGGTCCTGAAGTGGCGACCAAAGCAGCCAATGATGCGAAAGATGTGCTGAAGCAGATCGTTGCTGCATAAGTGACAAACGATAACAATGTGCAACCTGTGAAATCAGAGTTGTAGTTCAGAATTTTGAACACCTTGTTACGTGAAAAAAGCCGGGGTCAGTTTTCTGACCCCGGCTTTTGTTTTAACTTCTTACTAAATTTTTTTATCAGGCGGCGTAGATAGAGGCTTCAGTAGTAAGTGTGTAAATACCTGCGGCTACTCCGGGGAAGCATCCTGATTACGGTGTCAGTGTAATAACGTGACTAGTGATATCCGGCTTAGTCTTAATGATCCCCTGCTGCAGATACCAGTCAGCGATATGCTCGATATGAGCAATTGCGCTGGCATCCACTGGCGTGACAGGGACGGTGTTCACCCTGCCCAGCTGCTCAGCCAGCCCTTCTCCTGTCTGCCCCATCTGTTTTGCCCAGATTTTCCCTGCTTCAGGTTGATGAGTTTTTGCCCAGCTGTTCTCCTGCTGCAATACCGCGTAGACCCACTTCAGCACTTCCGGATGCGCCCGGGCGAAGTCGTCACTCACAAAGTATCCCGCTGCATTTTCTGATTCGATCTCTTTACCATTTACCAGCAAGCGCGCGTCGTAGCTCTGTTTCGCCAGGGACAGGAAAGGATCCCAGATTGCCCAGGCATCGATATGCCCGCCAACAAACGCGGTGCCTGTATCAGAGGGGCCAAGATAGACTTTTTGCACGGCATCTTCCGGAATACCCGCGCTGCTGAGCGCTCGTGACAGCAGGTATTCGCCGGTTCCCCCTTTATTCACCGCCACTTTTTTACCGCGCAAATCCTTCAGTGACAGGATGTGGCTCTCATTGCGCACCACAATGCCTTCACCGTTCTCAGGCATCGCCTGATAAGCAAAAAAGCGCAACGGCAAACCGGCAGCGATGGCGGTCACAAAGGCGGTGGAACTTCCGGTAGTGAGATCTATCGCTCCGGCATTGAGCGCTTCATAGGCCGGTGCGGCAGCGGAAAACGGCCCTGCCCACTCCACTTTGATATTGTGCGCTGCCAGCGTTTTCTCCAGCGTGCCCTTCTCTTTAGCCAGCGCCAGATCGGTTGGGCCGCGCAAAAAGCCGATACGCAGGGTGATGTTTTCAGCGGCCTGAGCCGCGCTGATGCAGAGCAATAAAGCAGCGCAAGCAGAACGGATTATGGCTTTCATGCGGTTCTCCGGTGGGAAACGTTAACGGCGGCAGGAATAAATCCAACCGCAAACAGGTCGTCTGCTTGTTGTTGTTGTTCAGCGATCAGACTTTCATCCGCGGGTGTTATGCCCCAGGGACGGGCGCGAAGTGTTCTCTGCCACTCTTCAGCGGTGATGGCCGAATTGAGGTGTTGCGTGAGTAGCTGTGCGGCGGATTCGATATTGGAAGCTATCCAGTTATCGTTAAGCCGTAGCTGCTCAACAATCCAGGCAGCAGCCTGCGGATAGCGTGCTGGCCAGTCGCTACGAGTCCAGAACAGGGAACGGTTAGTAATTTCATCGCCCACGCTGACGGAGGTTTTTATCCCCTCATGCTTACGGGCGTGCGTCAGCCAGGGATCGATTGCCAGCCAGCCATCGATTTCCCCGCTAAGCAGTGCATTCAGCGCCGCTTCGCCCTGTATATCCACCAGTTCCACATCACTGCGGCGT
This genomic window from Erwinia sp. E_sp_B01_1 contains:
- a CDS encoding aliphatic sulfonate ABC transporter substrate-binding protein gives rise to the protein MKAIIRSACAALLLCISAAQAAENITLRIGFLRGPTDLALAKEKGTLEKTLAAHNIKVEWAGPFSAAAPAYEALNAGAIDLTTGSSTAFVTAIAAGLPLRFFAYQAMPENGEGIVVRNESHILSLKDLRGKKVAVNKGGTGEYLLSRALSSAGIPEDAVQKVYLGPSDTGTAFVGGHIDAWAIWDPFLSLAKQSYDARLLVNGKEIESENAAGYFVSDDFARAHPEVLKWVYAVLQQENSWAKTHQPEAGKIWAKQMGQTGEGLAEQLGRVNTVPVTPVDASAIAHIEHIADWYLQQGIIKTKPDITSHVITLTP
- a CDS encoding FMN-dependent NADH-azoreductase, encoding MSNVLVLKSSILAGYSQSNQLADHFVEEWKAAHGSDNITVRDLAANPIPVLDGELVGALRPSDATLTPRQQEALDLSNELIAEIQAHDTIVITAPMYNFNIPTQLKNYFDLVARAGVTFRYSENGPEGLITGKKVVVISSRGGIHKDTPSDLLTPYLKLFLGFLGMSDVEFVFAEGIAYGPEVATKAANDAKDVLKQIVAA
- a CDS encoding ABC transporter substrate-binding protein — protein: MEIRIGSHPSNLSLFILRHRGVLESAAAEQKWTLAWTDYTQGARSGEWLARNELDVVGTGSTPPISAQAGGLDVAYLASSPSRDASCALLTHQNRDLSRLKGARLAAMIGSFTDHFLARLLQKKQLRRSDVELVDIQGEAALNALLSGEIDGWLAIDPWLTHARKHEGIKTSVSVGDEITNRSLFWTRSDWPARYPQAAAWIVEQLRLNDNWIASNIESAAQLLTQHLNSAITAEEWQRTLRARPWGITPADESLIAEQQQQADDLFAVGFIPAAVNVSHRRTA